The Streptomyces sp. NBC_00576 genome contains the following window.
CCGTGCTCAGCGTAGTCACCGATGACGGCGCCACCCAGTCCGGCACTTTGATCGCGGCCTGACCGGGCCACCCTGTGATCAGGTCTCGGGCGTGCTGATGATCCCCTTGCAGGCGTTCGTGTTGTCGGCGGTGCCGGGCACGGCGGCGGCCTTCACCGCGTTGAAGTCCGTGACGTAGGCGTCGTGGTCGGCGTCGACGTCGACCTTGAGGAGCGCCTCGTCGTTCTTGGTGAGGGCAGGGCCGGTGTAGTTGTGGCTGCCGGTCCACAGGACCTTCTGCCCCGTCGCGCCGTCGTACTTGCCCTCGATCAGCAGGTACTTGGAGTGGATGATGCGCGAGGCGGTGGCCGGGTCGTTGTCGTCGTCCCAGTTGTAGCAGCGCAGCGTGGGGCCGCCCGAGGCGTGCAGGGTCTCCCAAGTGCCGCTGGAGGAACCGCTGTCGGTCTGTGAATAGACGATGTCGACCGTGCAGCCGGCGGTCTTGAGCGCGACCAGCTTCTGCGCCACCGGGAGCCGGGTGAGCTTGAACATCCCGACCCGCACCTTGGTGTGCTTGGTGGTGCCGTTTTCGGTGTAGGTGCAGGTCACGTTGTCGAGGACGCCGGTGATGGTGTCGCCCGGTGACGGATCGTCCGCCGGACGCGGGAAGAAGTAGGCCTTGTAGGGGCTGCTGGTGGTCGAGCTGTACTGCCAGTTGGCCCAGTCCTGGCCCACGAGTTTGCCGAAGTAGTTGCTGTACGCCGTGTAGATCGTCACGTTGTTCGGCAGGACGTAGGCGTCGTTCCAGAACCGGCTGTAGCTGGACGGCGTCAGGTTCGACGAGGTCTGCACCACGACGTCGTACGCTCCGTCGAGCTGTGAGAACAGCCAGAACTTGTTGTGGTTGATGGAGGCGCCCTGTGAAGGCTCACCCAGACATGACTTGTTGACGGGGCACAGTCCGACGAACGAGCTCTTCGTGAGGTCGGTGCCGAGCGCGGCCGTCAGGATCGGGTACGTCGGGTCGTCGACGTTGTCGCTGACGTCGCTCTCGTCCAGCATCAGCTGGATGTCGACGCCGCGGGCGCGGGCGTCCGCGATGGCCTGGGCCAGCTCCGTGTCCCAGAAGTGGTAGACCGAGGCCTTGATGGACGAGCCCGACGGTGACTGGTTGATGTAGTCGAGCAGTTGTGTACGTATCGCCTGCTGCTCGGCCACGGTGCCGGTCGGCTTGTTGAAGACCGGGCCCGCCGTGACGGCCGCGGACGCGCTGTCCGCCAGGCCGAGTTGCAGGCCCGCGACGAGCGAGACCGAGAAGAGAGCCGCGGCGAGACGGCTTGAACCATGGCGTGATGCTGAGCGCACCAGACCCCCCTGAGGCCGATCGAGCATATATCTGTCGAACGGATGTTGACAGAGAGGCGGGTGTGACTACCAGTTACACCCGCAGAATGCCTGGGAGTTGGGCGTGAGTTGGCCGTGAGATGACCATAAGATGACACTTGTCCCTTTTGATGAACTAGACATGACAGATGAGAAGTTCCTACCCTCGGCGAACATTTATTGATCTTCCTTTCGCGTGGGGGGGGTGGGAGCTTCGTGAGACGTCTGAGTTCTCGAAGCGTGGCTGCCCTGGTCAGCAAGGCATTGCTGGCCGGGCTTTTGTCGGTCGTGGCGTTCGCGCCCACGGCGGCGGTGGCGTTGCCGAGTGGCGACCAGCCGAGCGTGCCGAGCGGAAAAATGGACAGCCCGGTGCCGCAGGTGGCCGAGCCGTCCCAGACGAAACCGGCGAAGGTGACCTGGCCCAAGGCGGGCCGTGGCACCGTGGCGCTGGGATCCGCGCCGGTCAAGGCGGCCAAGGGATCGGTTGTGTCGGTCCGTACGGCCCGGCACTCCGCGAAGGCCAAGGGCGCGGCAGCGCGCCCCGCGCCCTCCAAGGTCGACGTCGAGGTGCTGGGGCGCGCGAAGGCCGAGGCCGCCGGCGGTCTGGGACTCGCGGTGCGGCTCGCGCGCCGGGACGGCGGGCGGGGGGCCGGGGCGGTGGAACTCTCCATCGACTACTCGGGCTTCGCCCACGCCTACGGCGGCGACTTCGCCTCCCGGCTGCGTCTGATCAGGCTGCCGGCCTGCGCGGCAACCAACCCGAAGGCGAAGGCCTGCCGAAGCGGCAGCTACGTACCCGCGAAGAACGACACGGACGGTCAGAAGCTGACGGCGACGGTCGAGGCCACGCCGCAGACCGAGACGTACTCCGGCATGGCGGCCCTCGCGGGGCCCTCCGTCTACGCGCTGACCACGGGTTCATCGTCCGACAAGGGCGACTACCGGGCGAGCACGCTGTCGCCCACGGGCAAGTGGGACGTGTCGATGGGCTCGGGCGCGTTCACCTACCAGGTGCCGATCGAGGTGCCCGAACCCCCGGTGGGTGAGGCCCCGGACCTTGCGCTGACCTACAACTCCCAGTCGGTGGACGGCCGTACGTCGGCCTCCAACAACCAGGCCTCTTGGGTGGGGATGGGCTGGGACCTGAACCTCGGCTACATCGAGCGCCGCTACAAGAACTGCACCCAGGACGGGCACCCGGCCTTCGGCGACCTGTGCTGGGATTCGCCGAACTCGTCGGCGGACCCGAACGGCGCCGTGTACGTCATCAACATCAACGGGATGACGACGCAGCTCATCCAGGACAACACCGGCACCGGCTCCTTCCACATGGAGGACGATCCCGGCTGGAAGGTGCAGAAGCTCAACGGCGGCTACGGCTCGGACAACACCGACGAGTTCTGGGTGATCACCCAGCAGGACGGCACCCGCTACTACTTCGGCTGGGGCCGCTCCGAGCGCTCGCTCGCCAGGACGAGCTCGGTACTGACCGTCCCCGTCGTCGGTGACGACGCGGGCGAGCCCTGCAACAGCTCGTACCCCAACCCCTGCAAGCAGGCCTGGCGTTGGAGCCTGGACCGGGTGGTGACACCGAACGAGGTCGAGAACTCCTACTTCTACGACAAGGAGCAGAACTACTACCGTTCGGTGGCCGCGGCCGACAAGGCCCGCTCCTACGACGCGGGCGCGTACCTGAGCCGGATCGAGTACGGCTGGTCCTCGCAGACCGCGGGCGCCCAGCTTCCTGCCAAGGTGGAGTTCCAGCACGTCAACCGCTGTGTCGAGCGGATGAACGAAAAGGACCCGCTGGACAGCACCCCACCGGACTGCCCGACCATCGACGGGTCCCCCTCGTCGTACCCGGACGTGCCGGTCGACCTCATCTGCGACGGCCCGGAGGACGGCGAGTCCTGCGCGGGAAAGACCTACTACCCCACGTTCTTCCAGCGCGGAATGCTCTGGGACATCAAGACGTACGTCCGCGACAACGACGCGGCGAGCTGGGACCTGGTCATGCAGTACCAGATGAAGTACGCGCTGATGAATCCCGAGGGGGCCATCGACGGCACGCTCTGGCTCGACTACATCCAGCGTCGCGGCTACGCGGGGGACGACGTCACCCTGCCGACCATCAACTTCAACGGTGTGTACCTGGACAACCAGGTCGGCGGCTCGTTGCTGAACTTCCGCCGGGTCAACAAGGTCTTCACCGACCTGGGCTCCAGTGTGGCCGTCACCTACGGGCACGCCTCCGACGGTGACGTCTCCCGGCAGTGCGACGCCGCCGACCTGCCCTCCCAGTCGACCAACGACTCCGAGTGCTTCTGGCAGAAGTGGACGCCGGAGGGCACGACGACCGAGCAGACCGGCTGGTTCAAGAAGTTCGTCGTGACGCAGATCGTGGTGGACCCCGGCGATCTCGGGGACGGCGATCCCGCGATGACCACGACGTACGAGTACGACGGCGCCCCGGGCTGGCGGTTCACGGCCGACCCGATCGCCAAGGACGAGGACGAGTCCTGGTCGGAGTGGCGCGGCTACGGCAAGGTGCTCGTCACCACCGGCGCCAACTCCAACAGGCACTCCACCTACAACTGGCTGTACCGGGGCCTGGACGGCGACCGCACCTCCAAGACGGACCCCTCGCAGACCCGGACGGTGAAGGTCACCGACTCCGAGGGCACCCAGTGGACCGACTCCGCGTGGCTGGCGGGCAAGCCGCTGGAGACCTCCACGCGCGACAGCGCGGACAAGTCGCAGGCGAGGGAGTGGCACGAGTACTGGATGCACAACACCGCCCAGTACACGGGCCTCCCGGACGCCCGCTTGGTGCGGGAGAGCAAGACGCGCACGCTGGAGAAGGTCTACGACTCCACCGACACGGACCTGTCGACCTGGCGCGAGCACATCGTCGAGAACGAGTACGACGACAGTGAGACGGCCTCCACCACCTTCGGCCTGCCGATGCGCGTGGACGACTGGGGCGAGACCGGCGTCTCCGACAACACGTGCACCGAGTTCGGGCGGGCCTACAACACCGACCAGCTCGACGCGACCGGCACCAAGCGGTGGATGGTGTACCAGGACGACGAACGCCACTACTCCGTCTCCTGCACCACCCAGGCCCAGGACCAGGCGGCCGGGCAGGACACCCTGCACCAGGACCAGAGGACCGTCACGCTCCTCGACGGCGCCACGACCCAGTCCGAGAACGACACCAAGCTGACCGACGGCAACGCCACCGAGGTCCGCACCTACACCGACGCCACCACCTACCGCACCACCAAGGGCAACTTCGACGACGCCGGGCGCCGGACCAAGACCTGGGACGGCAAGCAGAACCTGACAACCACCACCTACAACCCGAACACGTCCTGGCCGATCAACGGCATCACCACCACGACCCCGACCCCGAGCGGGGGAACGGCACTCACCTCGACCACGTACATCTCCCGGTTCTTCGGGGAACCGTGGAAGACCGTCGACGCCAACGGCAACATCAGCCGGGTCGTCTACGACGCGCTCGGCCGCACCATCCAGGTCTTCAAGCCGACCGAGTCCGCCAACTACCCCGACGGCACCCCGTCGATGAAGTTCTCCTACGCGGTCCCGGTCGCCACGTCCTCCACGGGTGTGCCCGACGTGGCGACCGGCGCGCCGGCGAAGGTGACCACCGAGATCCTCCAGTCCGGCACCACCTTCCTGAAATCGGTCGGCTACGTCGACGGCCTCGGCCGGGCGCGGGAGACACAGATGCCCGCGCCGTCGGGCACGGGCCGCACGGTCACCGTGACCCGCTACGACTCGTCGGGCAATGTCGCCGGCACGTCGGCGGAGTTCTACAACAGCCAGGCGGCCGGCTCCGGCATGGTCAATCCGGCCGTCTCCGACATCCCGGCCTACAACGACCTGCAGGTGGACTGGGCCGGGCGCACCACGCTGTCGCAGATCCTGGTCGGTAACGTCGCGCAGGCGGCGAACAGGACCGTGACCAGCTACGGCGGCGCGGACCTCACTACCGTCTTCCCGCCGGTGGGGGAGCCCAAGGACACCTATACCGATGTCGACGGCCAGACCGTCAAGGTGGTCGAGCACAACGGCTCGGAGTCCTACACCACGGAGTACGAGTACACGCGCAGCGGTGGTCTGAAGTATGTCCACGACGCGTTGGGCAACACCACCCACTACACCTACAACTGGGCGGGAGATCGTCTCAGGACCGAGGATCTCGACAGTGGCGTCAGCACGAACACGTACGACGCCAACGGCAGCGTCGAGACCGTCACGGACGGCACCACCGTCCTCACGCACACGTATGACCAGTTGAACCGCCAGAAGTCGGTCTCCTCGGGTTCCACGTTGCTGAGCGAGTGGAAGTGGGACACCGCCACCAACGGCAAGGGAATGCTGGCCTCGACCACCTCGTACGCGGGCGGCTACGGCTATGTGTCGACGGTGGGCGCCTATGACGCGCGCGGCCGGGCCACGTCCAAGACGACGGTCGTCCCCAACGACGGCAGCGGTTTCCAGGGCAGCTACACCTTCGGCTACCACTACGACGCCAACGACCAGACGACCTCGGTCGACTACCCGGCGGTCGGCGGACTGCCCGCGGAGTCCGTCACCACCCAGCGCTCGGCCTACGGCGACCCGACCAAGCTGTCCAGCGCACTGGCCACCTATGTGTCCGGGGTCGGGTACGACGACCTCGGCCGTACGATCTCCCGCTCGTACGGCACAGCGGGCACCGGCACCAGTGCGACCCGCACCTTCGCCTACGACGACGCCAACGGCACCGGCTGGCTGAAGAACGTCACCACCAACGCGCTCACCTCGGGCACCACCACCAAGGTTCAGGAGGACACCTACGCCCGCAACAGCGCGGGAACCGTCACCGCGCTGCGCGAGATCGTCGCGAACCAGCAGCAGTGCTACACCTACGACGGCCTCCAGCGGCTGAAGGGGGCCTGGACCACGGCAGCCACGAACTGCGGCACCACACCGCAGTCGGACTTCGCCGGTCCCGACGCCTACCAGCACCAGTACACCTACGACCGGCTCGGCAACATCCAGTCCGTCACCAAGGCCACGGCGACGGAGACGACGGTCAGGGACTACAAGTACCCGGGCTACAGCGCCGACGAGACGACCTACACGGCCGACCAGGCGCACCCGCACGCGGTCACGTCCGTCACCACGCCGTCGGGCACGGACATCTACGGCTACAACGACAAGGGCCAGCTGACCACGCGCACCGTCGGCGGAGTGAGCTCCACCCTGGACTGGGACCCGCAGCAACGGCTGACCAAGGTCACGCAGAAGAAGCAGACCGGCGACGAGGTGTCGACGTACGTCTACGACGTCGAGGGTAACGTCGTCATGCGCACCGCCAAGAACGAGAAGGTGCTGTACCTGGACGGCCAGGAACTGCATTCCACCACCGCCGGAACCAAGGCCAGCCGCTACTACGCGCTGGAGAAGACGGCGGTGGCCGTGCGCGTGGCGGACGGCACCGCCAACGGCACGCTCATCTGGCTGATGTCCGACACACAGAGCTCCACCCAGCTGATGGTGGCGCAGGCGACGGGCGCGGTCACCAGGCGGCGTTACCTGCCGTTCGGCGAACAGCGCGGCGCCACCGCACTGCCCTCGGCCACCGACCGGGGCTTCCTCGGCAAGTCCGAGGACGACTCCACCGGCCTCTCCCTCCTCGGGGCGAGGCTCTACGACCCGGGTCTGGGCCGCTTCCTGTCCCCCGACCCACTGGCGACGCCGTATCTGCCGCAGAGCCTCAACGGCTACAGCTACAGCGTCAACAACCCCATCGCGTACAGCGACCCGTCCGGACTGTTCTTCGACCTCCTGTTCGGCGGCAGCTTCTGGCGCACGCTGTGGAATTCCCGCCACAACGCGGCGGTGATGCTGAGAGCCATGGCGGTTCGCTTCTACGACCTCTCCCACGGCAACGGCCACGGGGCCGTGACCACGAGCCGCAAGGCGAATGCCATCAAGCACGGCTCGTACAACAGCATCAACATCAAGAAAGAATCCCTGAAGAAGACCGGGTACGCGGACCTCATCTACTGGACGGACAAGAAGGTCTACGTCTGGGAGATCAAGCACCAGCAATCGGCCAACTACAAGTCGTCGAGACCGTCGGCGGAATCCACCGGGCCCGCGCAGCTCAAGAACTACATCAAGTATCTGACCAAACAGCTGCGGGCGAAGGGGGACAAGAGGCAGGTCGTCGCCGGTTTCGCATTCCCGCTGGCGCAGTCGGCTCCCAGCATCAAGGGCGATGAACTCATCACCGTCCGCTCGTCGTCGAAAGCCGCGGGAATCGAGGTGTACACGTACACGAAGGTGAAGAAGATCGACAAACCCTCGCCGTCGCCGTTCCCGCAGCCGAATCCGACGACCGTCCCGGAAAGGGTGCCCCAGCCCGCGAATCCGTACCAGCCGGCACCAGGCGCGACGCAGCTCGCCCCGCTGCCGGGAGCGGAGACCAACAACGAGTGGGGCTGGGACTGGGGGACGGTGACGACGCCGGACACCAGCACCAGCGGGGCGCTCGCGACGGTGGCCTTCCTGACCGCGCTGTTCCTGAGCCCGGCTTGACGGCCCCGCACCACGATCGGCTGCTCAGGCCGCCGATCGTGGTGCAGTAGCCTGCGGTTGACGTCAGTGGGGTCCGGTGTGCGTCCGGAGGAGCGAAGGGGCGGGACATGGCGGTGGAGCGCGAGATCGGGCTGAACTCGAGTCTGCGTGCTGAGATCGATCTGCCCTGCCCCGAGGACGGCTCCGCCTATCGCGAGGTGGCCGAGGCATGGTTCACCGCGGCCCTGGCCGAACTCGCCGGGGCGCTGGGCGAGGAGTTCGGGTACGACCTGGACCTCTCCGCCCGCGCCTCGACCATTATCGGGGGAAACAGCACGTACGGACCTCCCGGGAGTTTCTGGGCCTCACTGCTCGTCACCCGGGCCTCCGGGCGTCAGGTCGAGACCTATTGGTCGCCGAAGAATTGGCGGACCTTCCTCCGGGACGTCGAGAAAATGCCGCCCGAGGCCAAGGTGCAGCTGGCCGTGGTGGGACCCGACGGATTTCCGGGTGAACCCTGGCTGGACGTCTCCGTCGTACGGGAGAGGGACGCCCCGGACTGGATCGCGCTCGTCGCGGACCGCACCACCGAGGAGTTCGGCGATCCCGGTACCAGAGCCGAGGCTCAGTCCCGCTGGATCGCGTTCCTCAGGTCACAGGCGCACGCCCACGAGACGGTGCTCTTCGGCGGAGTCGCGGACGACGCGGAACTCACCACCGGCCGCACCGCCCTGGAAGCCACACTCGGTCTCTTCCAGGACGACACCTTCGCGGAACTGGACTCGGTGCTGCGCGGATACGCGTGGATCACGGTCTGCTCCCCGGGCGTCGTGGAGGTGCTGGGCGGCATCGACCGCCTCCGGGACGCCGACGCCTTCTTCGCCGTGGAACCGCTGGCCCGCGGCGGCGCGCTGCTGCGGGCGACGGAGCACATCTGGGAGTACGGGCCCGCCGCGGTCGACGCGGTCTTCCGCGCGCTGGCGCCCGCGCTGCCGCCGGGCGAGGCCTCACCGGCCATCTCCTCCGACACCATTCGACTCGCCTTCGAG
Protein-coding sequences here:
- a CDS encoding RHS repeat-associated core domain-containing protein → MAALVSKALLAGLLSVVAFAPTAAVALPSGDQPSVPSGKMDSPVPQVAEPSQTKPAKVTWPKAGRGTVALGSAPVKAAKGSVVSVRTARHSAKAKGAAARPAPSKVDVEVLGRAKAEAAGGLGLAVRLARRDGGRGAGAVELSIDYSGFAHAYGGDFASRLRLIRLPACAATNPKAKACRSGSYVPAKNDTDGQKLTATVEATPQTETYSGMAALAGPSVYALTTGSSSDKGDYRASTLSPTGKWDVSMGSGAFTYQVPIEVPEPPVGEAPDLALTYNSQSVDGRTSASNNQASWVGMGWDLNLGYIERRYKNCTQDGHPAFGDLCWDSPNSSADPNGAVYVININGMTTQLIQDNTGTGSFHMEDDPGWKVQKLNGGYGSDNTDEFWVITQQDGTRYYFGWGRSERSLARTSSVLTVPVVGDDAGEPCNSSYPNPCKQAWRWSLDRVVTPNEVENSYFYDKEQNYYRSVAAADKARSYDAGAYLSRIEYGWSSQTAGAQLPAKVEFQHVNRCVERMNEKDPLDSTPPDCPTIDGSPSSYPDVPVDLICDGPEDGESCAGKTYYPTFFQRGMLWDIKTYVRDNDAASWDLVMQYQMKYALMNPEGAIDGTLWLDYIQRRGYAGDDVTLPTINFNGVYLDNQVGGSLLNFRRVNKVFTDLGSSVAVTYGHASDGDVSRQCDAADLPSQSTNDSECFWQKWTPEGTTTEQTGWFKKFVVTQIVVDPGDLGDGDPAMTTTYEYDGAPGWRFTADPIAKDEDESWSEWRGYGKVLVTTGANSNRHSTYNWLYRGLDGDRTSKTDPSQTRTVKVTDSEGTQWTDSAWLAGKPLETSTRDSADKSQAREWHEYWMHNTAQYTGLPDARLVRESKTRTLEKVYDSTDTDLSTWREHIVENEYDDSETASTTFGLPMRVDDWGETGVSDNTCTEFGRAYNTDQLDATGTKRWMVYQDDERHYSVSCTTQAQDQAAGQDTLHQDQRTVTLLDGATTQSENDTKLTDGNATEVRTYTDATTYRTTKGNFDDAGRRTKTWDGKQNLTTTTYNPNTSWPINGITTTTPTPSGGTALTSTTYISRFFGEPWKTVDANGNISRVVYDALGRTIQVFKPTESANYPDGTPSMKFSYAVPVATSSTGVPDVATGAPAKVTTEILQSGTTFLKSVGYVDGLGRARETQMPAPSGTGRTVTVTRYDSSGNVAGTSAEFYNSQAAGSGMVNPAVSDIPAYNDLQVDWAGRTTLSQILVGNVAQAANRTVTSYGGADLTTVFPPVGEPKDTYTDVDGQTVKVVEHNGSESYTTEYEYTRSGGLKYVHDALGNTTHYTYNWAGDRLRTEDLDSGVSTNTYDANGSVETVTDGTTVLTHTYDQLNRQKSVSSGSTLLSEWKWDTATNGKGMLASTTSYAGGYGYVSTVGAYDARGRATSKTTVVPNDGSGFQGSYTFGYHYDANDQTTSVDYPAVGGLPAESVTTQRSAYGDPTKLSSALATYVSGVGYDDLGRTISRSYGTAGTGTSATRTFAYDDANGTGWLKNVTTNALTSGTTTKVQEDTYARNSAGTVTALREIVANQQQCYTYDGLQRLKGAWTTAATNCGTTPQSDFAGPDAYQHQYTYDRLGNIQSVTKATATETTVRDYKYPGYSADETTYTADQAHPHAVTSVTTPSGTDIYGYNDKGQLTTRTVGGVSSTLDWDPQQRLTKVTQKKQTGDEVSTYVYDVEGNVVMRTAKNEKVLYLDGQELHSTTAGTKASRYYALEKTAVAVRVADGTANGTLIWLMSDTQSSTQLMVAQATGAVTRRRYLPFGEQRGATALPSATDRGFLGKSEDDSTGLSLLGARLYDPGLGRFLSPDPLATPYLPQSLNGYSYSVNNPIAYSDPSGLFFDLLFGGSFWRTLWNSRHNAAVMLRAMAVRFYDLSHGNGHGAVTTSRKANAIKHGSYNSINIKKESLKKTGYADLIYWTDKKVYVWEIKHQQSANYKSSRPSAESTGPAQLKNYIKYLTKQLRAKGDKRQVVAGFAFPLAQSAPSIKGDELITVRSSSKAAGIEVYTYTKVKKIDKPSPSPFPQPNPTTVPERVPQPANPYQPAPGATQLAPLPGAETNNEWGWDWGTVTTPDTSTSGALATVAFLTALFLSPA
- a CDS encoding phospholipase D-like domain-containing protein; protein product: MRSASRHGSSRLAAALFSVSLVAGLQLGLADSASAAVTAGPVFNKPTGTVAEQQAIRTQLLDYINQSPSGSSIKASVYHFWDTELAQAIADARARGVDIQLMLDESDVSDNVDDPTYPILTAALGTDLTKSSFVGLCPVNKSCLGEPSQGASINHNKFWLFSQLDGAYDVVVQTSSNLTPSSYSRFWNDAYVLPNNVTIYTAYSNYFGKLVGQDWANWQYSSTTSSPYKAYFFPRPADDPSPGDTITGVLDNVTCTYTENGTTKHTKVRVGMFKLTRLPVAQKLVALKTAGCTVDIVYSQTDSGSSSGTWETLHASGGPTLRCYNWDDDNDPATASRIIHSKYLLIEGKYDGATGQKVLWTGSHNYTGPALTKNDEALLKVDVDADHDAYVTDFNAVKAAAVPGTADNTNACKGIISTPET